From the genome of Thermogutta terrifontis, one region includes:
- a CDS encoding HpcH/HpaI aldolase family protein, with amino-acid sequence MRTNAVKRKILQGQVAWGTWITSANYHVTRALLPLGFDWLTIDMEHAAVDWSDVARLVGAIADNNVVPFIRIPEGTPFYLKRALDTGAFGIIVPMVETPEEAQRIVRGTRFPPDGDRSAGGTLHFLHWAATLEEYLAQANQEIMLVLQIESPRGVQNSPAIASVIGCDALLVGPLDLETRLRAESPGSEITRAFAEHVQQVIIAGQRFGRVTGIHARSPEEAQFWARQGMRLIAVGTDITMLTERAREYIAALSNSLPAG; translated from the coding sequence ATGCGAACCAACGCTGTCAAGCGCAAGATTCTCCAAGGCCAGGTCGCGTGGGGAACGTGGATCACGTCGGCAAACTACCATGTAACGCGTGCTCTTTTGCCGCTTGGTTTTGACTGGTTGACAATCGACATGGAACATGCCGCCGTGGATTGGTCGGATGTCGCTCGTCTGGTGGGAGCCATTGCCGACAACAACGTCGTCCCGTTTATCCGGATTCCGGAGGGCACTCCATTTTATCTCAAGCGTGCCCTCGACACAGGAGCATTTGGGATCATCGTGCCGATGGTGGAAACACCGGAAGAAGCACAGCGGATCGTTCGGGGAACGCGGTTCCCGCCCGATGGCGACCGCAGCGCTGGAGGAACTCTCCATTTCCTCCACTGGGCAGCCACTTTGGAAGAATATTTAGCCCAAGCAAATCAGGAAATCATGCTGGTTCTTCAAATCGAAAGTCCCCGCGGCGTCCAGAATTCCCCAGCCATTGCTTCCGTCATCGGATGTGATGCGCTGCTGGTGGGTCCCCTCGATCTGGAGACGCGTCTGCGGGCGGAATCGCCTGGGAGCGAGATCACTCGGGCCTTTGCAGAGCACGTCCAGCAGGTCATTATCGCGGGACAACGTTTCGGTCGGGTCACAGGCATTCACGCGAGAAGTCCCGAAGAAGCCCAATTTTGGGCACGGCAGGGCATGCGGCTGATCGCGGTGGGAACGGACATCACCATGCTCACAGAACGAGCCCGCGAGTACATCGCCGCACTTTCAAACTCGCTCCCCGCTGGTTAA
- a CDS encoding Rieske (2Fe-2S) protein, which yields MANRSFEWHDEEWWRAVEFSSLKEGAGFLFSADGHDIALFRVGEEVFAVNDYCPHMGDSLSAGQIYQGAVICPRHMWAFRLTDGQCLDVASLRVRTYQVAIRDGWVFVKKPTDHNDKQSAAQQ from the coding sequence GTGGCGAATAGAAGTTTCGAGTGGCACGATGAGGAGTGGTGGCGAGCAGTCGAATTCAGCTCCCTGAAAGAGGGAGCAGGATTCCTTTTTTCGGCAGACGGCCATGACATTGCCCTTTTTCGTGTGGGAGAGGAAGTCTTCGCAGTGAACGATTATTGCCCGCACATGGGCGACTCACTCTCTGCCGGACAGATTTATCAGGGGGCGGTCATCTGCCCTCGGCATATGTGGGCGTTTCGCCTGACCGACGGACAGTGTCTGGATGTGGCTTCTCTTCGCGTGCGAACTTACCAGGTGGCCATCCGCGACGGGTGGGTTTTTGTCAAGAAACCCACTGACCATAATGACAAGCAGTCAGCCGCTCAACAGTAA
- a CDS encoding metal-dependent hydrolase translates to MATELQWLGHGSWLIQTNGTRIVLDPFLDDSPVAPVKSHQVQAEYVLVSHGHFDHIADAEKIAKANQATVISTYEICEWLAKRGVEKTHGMNIGGSYTFPFGRVKMTPAVHTSMLPDGSYGGVAAGFLLTLPEGKVYFACDTGLFLDMQLIGQEGLTLAALPIGDNFTMGPEDALQAVKFLHPKMVVPVHANTWPLIAQDVHAWAERVYKETAVKAVVLEPGESLTLQ, encoded by the coding sequence ATGGCCACAGAATTGCAATGGCTAGGTCACGGCAGTTGGCTGATCCAAACGAATGGGACGCGGATTGTGCTCGATCCCTTCCTGGATGATTCACCGGTAGCTCCCGTGAAATCGCATCAGGTACAGGCCGAGTATGTTCTCGTGTCGCACGGACACTTTGACCACATTGCCGATGCCGAGAAGATCGCCAAGGCGAATCAGGCAACCGTCATTTCCACTTACGAAATCTGCGAATGGCTGGCCAAGCGGGGAGTGGAAAAGACCCACGGTATGAACATCGGAGGCAGTTACACCTTCCCCTTTGGCCGTGTGAAAATGACTCCCGCGGTGCATACCTCGATGCTTCCGGATGGCAGCTACGGAGGTGTGGCGGCGGGGTTTCTTCTCACCTTGCCAGAGGGAAAGGTCTATTTCGCCTGCGATACGGGCCTTTTCCTGGATATGCAACTGATCGGGCAGGAAGGGTTAACTCTCGCGGCACTCCCCATCGGCGACAATTTCACGATGGGGCCCGAAGATGCACTCCAGGCCGTTAAATTCCTGCACCCCAAAATGGTGGTCCCAGTTCACGCCAATACCTGGCCCCTCATCGCGCAGGACGTGCACGCCTGGGCGGAACGCGTGTATAAGGAGACCGCCGTCAAGGCTGTTGTGCTGGAACCTGGCGAATCTTTGACGCTCCAATAG
- a CDS encoding glucose-6-phosphate isomerase — protein sequence MKLPIEYTTSLVEVSHQATAIEKETGVLPEDIAWLWPRLLSCRDQVLADVENKKNRRPSPIFPEPVDSRFLDLPEELLTTSRSEVERMVEVARNFGQKNDSVVVLGIGGSYMGARALFEGCCHPHHNELPREQRGGHPRLYFEGNNLDNDTMAGLIELLENRPDEKWGIVVISKSGSTIETAVAFRIFVEALRRHCQKKELSLGEHILVVSQEGSNLWRLCQSLGVPEANMFAFPNDVGGRFSVLSAVGLIPSAVVGLDVKRLLEGAVAANEAFRKNDPAENLILKYVAICHLMEMQRGASIRVLATWGKRLEALGLWYDQLLSESLGKNGQGATPLTVVNTRDLHSRGQQHQEGRRDKLFTNVWPTQERLPTLRIPRWDTDEDGLNEYAGRTVHELLNAARQGTNQAYAEALRRTAEIVIPQIDERTLGAVFQFLMLATVTEGYLIGINPYGQPGVEAYKRHMRQYLRKT from the coding sequence ATGAAATTGCCCATCGAATACACCACATCGCTGGTCGAAGTCTCGCACCAGGCAACTGCTATTGAGAAGGAAACCGGCGTTTTGCCCGAGGACATTGCTTGGTTATGGCCGAGGTTGCTCTCATGCCGCGATCAGGTGCTTGCGGATGTTGAAAACAAGAAAAATCGTCGGCCGTCCCCGATTTTCCCGGAGCCTGTGGATTCACGGTTCTTGGACCTTCCAGAGGAGCTCCTGACGACATCGCGCTCCGAAGTTGAGCGAATGGTGGAAGTCGCGCGCAATTTCGGACAGAAAAATGATTCCGTCGTAGTGCTGGGTATTGGGGGCTCTTACATGGGTGCGCGGGCACTGTTTGAAGGGTGCTGCCATCCCCACCACAATGAACTCCCGCGGGAACAACGGGGAGGGCATCCCCGGCTCTACTTTGAGGGAAACAACCTGGACAACGACACGATGGCTGGGCTTATCGAGCTGCTAGAGAATCGCCCGGATGAAAAATGGGGCATCGTCGTCATCAGCAAAAGCGGGTCCACGATCGAGACGGCCGTCGCCTTTCGGATATTCGTGGAGGCCCTCCGGCGCCACTGCCAAAAGAAGGAGCTGTCCCTTGGGGAGCATATTTTGGTGGTGAGTCAGGAAGGAAGCAATCTGTGGCGATTATGTCAGTCCCTGGGTGTTCCAGAAGCTAACATGTTCGCATTCCCCAACGATGTTGGGGGCCGGTTCTCCGTCCTCAGTGCGGTTGGACTGATCCCCAGTGCCGTCGTTGGTCTTGATGTAAAGAGGCTTCTGGAAGGAGCCGTGGCAGCCAATGAGGCGTTTCGGAAGAATGATCCGGCTGAGAACCTTATCCTGAAATACGTGGCGATCTGCCATCTCATGGAAATGCAGCGGGGCGCTTCCATCCGCGTACTTGCCACCTGGGGCAAGCGTCTGGAGGCCCTCGGCCTGTGGTATGATCAGCTCCTCTCGGAAAGCCTGGGAAAAAACGGGCAGGGAGCCACACCACTGACGGTTGTCAACACCCGTGATTTACACTCGCGGGGCCAACAGCATCAGGAGGGACGCCGGGACAAATTGTTCACAAACGTCTGGCCTACCCAAGAGCGGCTTCCCACTCTTCGCATTCCCCGCTGGGATACCGACGAGGATGGGTTGAACGAGTACGCCGGCCGAACGGTCCACGAACTTCTCAACGCCGCTCGGCAAGGTACCAATCAGGCATACGCGGAGGCTTTGCGAAGAACAGCGGAGATAGTGATTCCCCAAATCGACGAACGCACGCTAGGGGCCGTATTTCAATTCCTCATGCTGGCGACTGTTACGGAAGGCTATCTGATTGGAATCAATCCCTATGGCCAGCCGGGCGTGGAGGCGTATAAACGGCATATGCGGCAGTACTTGCGGAAAACCTGA
- a CDS encoding TrmH family RNA methyltransferase codes for MPNHMWLRIESFQNRRVKEAIALRKSDERRNTGRIIIDGVREIERACEAGVLIEEVFYSPTLAPEKARQLVEMLAGRNVTILEVPKRLFEKIAYGEREEGIVAIARSPTFSLKELTLKSGPEAPLVLVVEGIEKPGNLGAMIRTADGAGVAAVVAADIRCDMYNPAAIRASLGTIFCLPVVAASSAEVLEFLQQHALKCVAARVDGAVAYFEEDLTGPTAVVLGSEAEGLSPIWRQGWVKSVRIPMLGRADSLNVSVAAAVLLYEARRQRMVSGVSAQV; via the coding sequence ATGCCAAATCATATGTGGTTGCGGATTGAGAGTTTTCAAAACCGTCGTGTGAAAGAGGCCATCGCCCTTCGCAAATCGGACGAGCGACGCAACACGGGCCGTATCATCATCGATGGCGTACGCGAAATCGAGCGGGCCTGTGAGGCGGGGGTGCTCATCGAGGAGGTGTTTTACTCCCCGACTCTCGCCCCCGAAAAAGCGCGGCAACTCGTCGAGATGCTTGCCGGACGGAACGTCACGATCCTGGAGGTGCCAAAACGCCTCTTCGAAAAAATTGCGTATGGTGAGCGAGAGGAAGGAATCGTCGCTATTGCGAGGTCTCCCACGTTTTCCCTGAAGGAGCTCACGCTCAAGAGTGGTCCAGAAGCGCCCCTTGTCCTCGTAGTGGAAGGGATCGAAAAGCCGGGGAACCTTGGGGCGATGATTCGCACGGCCGACGGCGCGGGGGTTGCCGCAGTTGTGGCGGCAGATATACGGTGTGATATGTACAATCCCGCCGCCATTCGCGCGAGCTTGGGGACCATCTTTTGCTTGCCGGTTGTGGCGGCCAGCAGTGCCGAAGTTCTGGAGTTTTTACAACAACATGCATTGAAATGCGTGGCCGCTCGGGTAGATGGAGCCGTTGCCTACTTTGAGGAAGACCTCACCGGCCCCACAGCAGTTGTTCTGGGCAGCGAGGCGGAAGGCCTAAGCCCGATATGGCGCCAGGGTTGGGTAAAATCTGTCCGCATTCCGATGCTCGGGCGAGCAGACAGCCTTAATGTCTCCGTAGCGGCAGCCGTCCTCCTTTATGAAGCCCGTCGTCAGAGAATGGTTTCAGGGGTATCAGCTCAGGTGTAA
- a CDS encoding PQQ-binding-like beta-propeller repeat protein, whose product MRAPALLSWDSERRQRGAGGVWQLFGCRKDAPDVERQIDIRGREMTQRAMKRARLCLMMAALLLGSFSGPRNSEAVAPDLIRPQQLAPYGLELAWFNQVQMDPSVGRMTSWLLDRGTLFVVTDTAVLQAFDAETGRSLWATTVGSPDLLTLKPTASEHLVAVVNGSTIYILNRHTGVILWKRQTEGAVGAGPALSPTRVFVPLIRGKIESYRFEWATPEMAAATGTPLVETATFGQTGSSQPTSNNRGTGGQGAQQTSPQAETETLPPEATVTAQPVGKEELRLSTKQRPGLFVMSWGHALVEPRLTYADSNRERVAWPTDQGLLFVAELDVRAELRFQVQYFLQTNGDIVAPPCIRPGDPTLSNDPNRMLFVATTNGFIHALREYDGKVLWRFSTGEPINQSPALVGDDLYFTTQTGGLYRVKATTGELVWFSRGIRQFVAASDQRVYGIDGINQLVIMDIQTGSRQGQFDVTRYPLRYMNSQTDRIYLANEQGLIQCLRESRLTQPIKHMVPVTQPPKQPPKPAQAQPQALPQPATPAPTPPVGENPFQ is encoded by the coding sequence ATGCGGGCTCCCGCTTTGCTCTCCTGGGATAGCGAACGCCGTCAGCGGGGAGCGGGCGGGGTGTGGCAGCTTTTCGGTTGTCGTAAGGACGCACCTGACGTTGAACGCCAGATCGACATACGAGGCAGAGAGATGACGCAACGCGCGATGAAACGTGCCCGACTGTGCCTGATGATGGCAGCTCTTCTGCTGGGAAGTTTTTCCGGTCCCCGAAACTCCGAGGCGGTGGCGCCGGATCTCATTCGGCCCCAGCAACTGGCACCGTACGGTTTGGAACTCGCCTGGTTCAACCAGGTGCAGATGGATCCCAGTGTCGGTAGGATGACGAGCTGGCTATTGGATCGAGGGACACTGTTTGTCGTGACCGACACAGCCGTGCTCCAGGCGTTCGACGCCGAGACCGGTCGTTCCTTGTGGGCAACAACTGTCGGGAGTCCCGATTTGCTCACCTTGAAACCGACGGCTAGTGAACATCTGGTCGCGGTGGTGAATGGGAGTACGATCTATATCCTGAACAGACACACCGGGGTCATTCTCTGGAAACGCCAGACCGAAGGTGCTGTAGGAGCGGGGCCGGCCTTGAGTCCGACTCGGGTGTTTGTGCCGCTTATTCGCGGAAAGATCGAGTCTTACCGATTTGAATGGGCCACGCCTGAGATGGCAGCGGCTACTGGCACACCGCTTGTGGAAACAGCTACCTTTGGGCAAACGGGCAGCAGCCAGCCGACGAGCAACAATCGGGGAACCGGCGGTCAGGGCGCTCAGCAGACTTCCCCACAAGCCGAAACGGAAACACTTCCACCTGAAGCTACCGTGACCGCCCAACCGGTGGGAAAAGAGGAACTCCGCCTTTCCACGAAACAGAGACCGGGGTTATTTGTGATGTCCTGGGGGCACGCTCTTGTGGAGCCTCGGCTCACCTATGCGGATTCCAATCGGGAACGGGTGGCCTGGCCGACTGACCAGGGATTGCTTTTCGTGGCGGAATTGGATGTCCGTGCAGAATTGCGATTCCAGGTTCAGTACTTTTTGCAGACCAACGGAGATATCGTCGCGCCTCCCTGTATCCGTCCCGGTGATCCGACGCTCTCCAACGATCCCAACCGGATGTTATTTGTGGCCACCACCAACGGATTCATCCACGCCTTAAGGGAATACGACGGCAAGGTTTTGTGGCGTTTTTCCACGGGCGAGCCCATTAATCAATCACCAGCCCTTGTGGGGGATGACCTCTACTTTACGACACAAACCGGTGGGCTTTATCGCGTCAAGGCCACCACCGGGGAACTGGTTTGGTTCAGTCGCGGAATCAGACAGTTTGTGGCTGCGAGCGACCAGCGCGTTTACGGAATCGACGGGATCAACCAGTTGGTCATCATGGATATCCAAACTGGTTCCCGGCAGGGACAGTTTGATGTGACACGTTACCCGCTTCGATACATGAATTCGCAGACCGACCGAATCTATCTCGCCAACGAACAGGGCCTGATTCAGTGCCTGCGAGAAAGCAGATTGACCCAGCCCATCAAACATATGGTGCCTGTTACCCAACCCCCCAAACAGCCGCCTAAGCCAGCGCAGGCTCAGCCGCAGGCCCTGCCGCAACCCGCAACTCCAGCTCCGACTCCTCCGGTGGGAGAAAACCCATTTCAATGA
- a CDS encoding lactate racemase domain-containing protein — MPWFYERASQIEWPRIRELMERALDEARARICRSPRRVLLLPPDITRMHSGAGKMTEMLYQMLAKDADVHVIPTLGQHEPHSREQNARMFGSIPHERIHAHHWIDTVVPVGEVPAEFVKEVSRGAADWAIPIDLNTMLMREKWDLIINIGHVVPHEVLGFANHNKNYFIGLAGKRTICASHIAAACCGIENNLGTLITPVRACFNKAEEDFLGSLPDFYIQIVMARNPEDQLVHTGIYVGDDLDTYLMAARQSREENIKVFEEPLHKVVCYMQEDEFVSTWVANKAIYRTRMVMADGGELIIIAPGLKRFGEQEEVDRLIRKYGYVGTKRIMELYRTNADLQDLAHAAAHLIHGSSEGRFTITYAPGHLTREEIEGVNFKYADLQETLRRYPIDKLREGWNTTPDGETIYYIPTPSAGLWATRKKLYERPPGFEC, encoded by the coding sequence ATGCCCTGGTTTTATGAGCGAGCTTCGCAGATTGAGTGGCCCCGTATTCGCGAACTGATGGAACGGGCGTTGGATGAGGCCCGGGCGAGAATTTGCCGCTCTCCCAGGCGAGTTCTCCTTCTTCCGCCCGACATCACACGCATGCACTCCGGTGCGGGCAAAATGACCGAGATGCTCTATCAAATGCTGGCCAAGGACGCCGACGTGCATGTCATCCCCACATTGGGCCAGCATGAGCCGCACAGTCGCGAACAGAACGCCCGCATGTTTGGAAGCATCCCCCATGAACGGATTCACGCCCATCATTGGATTGACACCGTCGTCCCCGTGGGCGAGGTCCCTGCCGAATTTGTTAAGGAGGTCAGCCGAGGTGCGGCAGACTGGGCGATTCCCATCGATCTGAACACGATGCTCATGCGGGAAAAGTGGGATTTAATCATCAACATTGGGCACGTCGTTCCCCACGAAGTGTTGGGATTCGCCAATCACAACAAGAACTATTTCATTGGTCTGGCGGGAAAGCGGACCATTTGTGCCTCGCACATTGCGGCGGCCTGTTGTGGAATAGAAAACAATCTGGGGACGCTCATCACGCCGGTTCGGGCGTGTTTTAACAAAGCAGAGGAAGATTTCCTCGGTTCGCTGCCGGACTTTTACATCCAAATTGTCATGGCCCGCAATCCAGAGGATCAGCTTGTTCACACGGGCATCTACGTGGGCGATGATTTGGACACCTATTTGATGGCGGCGCGGCAGTCCCGCGAAGAGAACATCAAGGTGTTTGAAGAACCGCTTCACAAAGTTGTGTGCTACATGCAGGAGGACGAATTCGTCAGCACCTGGGTGGCGAACAAGGCGATCTATCGTACCCGGATGGTCATGGCCGATGGCGGCGAACTCATTATCATCGCCCCGGGCCTAAAACGATTTGGTGAACAGGAAGAGGTGGATCGATTAATCCGAAAATATGGGTACGTCGGAACCAAGCGGATTATGGAGCTGTATCGAACGAACGCGGATCTCCAGGACCTTGCCCATGCCGCGGCCCACCTCATTCATGGTTCCTCGGAGGGCCGTTTCACCATCACCTATGCCCCCGGCCATTTGACGCGCGAAGAAATCGAGGGGGTGAATTTCAAGTACGCGGATCTCCAAGAGACGCTTCGCCGCTATCCGATTGACAAGCTCCGCGAGGGGTGGAATACAACCCCAGACGGCGAGACGATTTATTACATTCCTACACCTTCTGCCGGTCTTTGGGCCACTCGCAAGAAACTTTACGAACGGCCGCCCGGATTCGAATGCTGA
- a CDS encoding NADPH-dependent assimilatory sulfite reductase hemoprotein subunit yields the protein MSDSPQQKPERKRSGVEEVKEASQFLYRILAEEVFNDQPAFSEKAVQVLKHHGTYQQDDRDRRREGKTYIMMVRVKVPGGVLTWQQLLAQLDLCDELGNATARITDRQDLQLHGVLKRNLREAIQRINEVQMTTLGACGDVVRNVICCPAPLRHDGVREELQELARAVTRHLLPRTPAYHQIWLTDPETQEKQLVGGQADPEEVEPIYGKTYLPRKFKIALGLLDDNCVDVYANDLGFVAIVEDGRIAGFNVLAGGSLGVTPSNKNTFPALAKPVGFISKDEVIPIAEAVVKIFRDFGERGDRKRARLKYLIADRGIDWFRQTLEQYYGRSIRDPLPVSVRGFDDHIGWHDQGDGKWFYGLNVENGRILDRDGFRLKSAIREICQRFQPGIRFTAHQSILFCDLPENVRPELEGILREHGVPLSEEISQVRRWSMACVALPTCPLAVTESERVLPGLIDQLEVELARLGLENERFTVRMTGCPNGCARPYNADIGLVGRTVNKYAIYLGGRLLGDRLGELYLDTVPLGEIIPTLRPVLTLFAQHRQNGETLGDFCHRIGIQKLRELCAANGGQGVAIAEGMESETC from the coding sequence ATGAGTGATTCTCCCCAGCAAAAGCCCGAGCGGAAACGGAGCGGTGTTGAGGAAGTCAAGGAAGCCAGTCAGTTTCTCTACCGCATACTGGCCGAGGAAGTTTTCAACGATCAACCCGCATTCAGCGAGAAAGCAGTCCAGGTCCTCAAACACCATGGGACCTATCAGCAGGACGACCGCGACAGACGGCGGGAAGGGAAAACGTACATCATGATGGTGCGCGTGAAGGTGCCGGGTGGTGTGCTTACCTGGCAACAATTGCTCGCGCAACTCGATCTGTGCGACGAGCTGGGCAACGCCACGGCGCGAATCACGGACCGCCAGGACCTGCAACTGCATGGGGTTTTGAAGCGGAATCTGCGGGAGGCGATCCAACGGATCAATGAGGTCCAGATGACCACGCTGGGCGCCTGCGGGGACGTGGTTCGGAACGTCATCTGCTGTCCCGCCCCCTTGCGACACGATGGGGTTCGCGAGGAACTCCAGGAGTTGGCACGGGCTGTGACCCGACACTTGCTGCCTCGAACCCCAGCGTACCACCAGATTTGGCTGACCGATCCCGAGACTCAGGAGAAACAACTTGTCGGCGGCCAGGCCGATCCGGAGGAAGTTGAGCCGATTTATGGTAAGACCTATCTTCCTCGCAAATTTAAGATAGCGTTGGGACTGCTGGATGATAACTGTGTCGATGTTTACGCGAATGACCTCGGCTTCGTGGCGATCGTGGAGGACGGCCGGATTGCCGGCTTCAACGTCTTGGCCGGGGGATCCCTTGGAGTAACCCCCAGTAACAAGAATACTTTTCCGGCCCTTGCCAAACCGGTGGGTTTCATCAGTAAGGACGAGGTTATTCCGATTGCCGAAGCAGTGGTGAAGATCTTCCGCGATTTCGGCGAGCGGGGAGACCGGAAGCGGGCACGCCTCAAGTACTTGATTGCCGACCGTGGCATCGATTGGTTCCGACAGACCCTGGAACAGTATTACGGTCGGTCCATCCGAGATCCGCTGCCGGTAAGTGTTCGCGGATTTGACGATCACATCGGGTGGCATGACCAGGGCGACGGCAAGTGGTTTTACGGATTGAATGTGGAGAATGGGCGGATTCTGGATCGCGACGGCTTTCGATTGAAGAGTGCGATTCGCGAAATCTGCCAGAGATTCCAGCCAGGGATTCGGTTTACAGCCCATCAAAGCATTCTGTTTTGCGACCTGCCGGAAAACGTTCGGCCGGAATTGGAAGGAATTCTCCGCGAACACGGCGTACCTTTGAGCGAAGAAATCTCGCAGGTCAGACGCTGGTCAATGGCCTGTGTGGCCCTTCCGACTTGTCCGCTGGCGGTCACCGAGAGCGAGCGCGTTCTGCCGGGGCTGATCGACCAACTCGAGGTTGAACTAGCGCGGCTAGGGCTAGAAAACGAGCGGTTCACCGTGCGGATGACCGGCTGCCCCAATGGATGCGCCCGGCCGTACAACGCCGATATCGGGTTGGTTGGACGAACGGTTAACAAATATGCGATTTATTTAGGTGGGCGATTACTAGGCGATCGGCTCGGCGAGTTGTACCTGGACACCGTGCCGTTGGGGGAAATTATCCCTACCCTTAGGCCAGTACTGACGCTATTTGCCCAGCACCGGCAGAACGGCGAGACGCTGGGGGATTTCTGTCACCGAATAGGGATCCAGAAACTTCGCGAACTGTGCGCCGCAAATGGCGGGCAAGGGGTCGCAATCGCCGAAGGAATGGAAAGCGAAACGTGCTGA
- a CDS encoding helix-turn-helix domain-containing protein has protein sequence MDNLLGDNLRRLMSQLGLTINEVAERTKLDKRTIRGILEGSKRPHPRTIGQLAQGLGVPVDELFIDPTRLLYRRFDRQTNPIVERVIQAHPELFQDWTTAEFEELYSRFGTGGALTEEGVIAVAKKTNRRRDLERKLAILLETNQAEVIEGIINLLYEKVRAHPPSTAGSSPSQRI, from the coding sequence ATGGACAATCTACTCGGTGACAACCTGCGGCGCCTCATGTCTCAGCTCGGGCTCACCATCAATGAGGTGGCGGAACGCACCAAATTGGACAAACGGACAATCCGGGGAATTCTCGAGGGAAGCAAACGGCCCCATCCTCGGACGATCGGCCAACTGGCACAGGGGCTGGGGGTCCCCGTGGACGAACTGTTTATCGACCCCACGCGCCTTCTCTATCGCCGTTTCGATCGTCAAACAAATCCCATTGTGGAGCGCGTCATCCAGGCCCATCCAGAGCTGTTTCAGGATTGGACAACCGCTGAATTCGAAGAGCTTTACAGCCGGTTCGGCACTGGTGGCGCACTCACCGAGGAAGGGGTCATCGCCGTAGCCAAGAAAACGAACCGACGACGCGACCTCGAGCGAAAGCTGGCCATTCTCCTGGAAACCAACCAGGCTGAGGTCATCGAGGGGATCATCAATCTGCTCTACGAAAAGGTGCGTGCCCATCCCCCATCAACTGCGGGATCATCACCCAGCCAACGCATCTAG